One Dioscorea cayenensis subsp. rotundata cultivar TDr96_F1 chromosome 15, TDr96_F1_v2_PseudoChromosome.rev07_lg8_w22 25.fasta, whole genome shotgun sequence genomic region harbors:
- the LOC120277519 gene encoding nucleolar protein 14, with protein MAKARDKSKPSAPSKKKGKKRGVNGPAVAAMKSSKASKPNPFETIWSRSKFSIIGRRGKGEERRVGRARSQAIEKRNKSLLKEYEESGKSSKFIDRRIGEKDDTLQDFDKAILRMQRQRQLKLKRSSKFNLPDEEEDDDDDSAFNQSHSLSAKDDFEDNVSLDDEDEAEEYIRLSNVADSSKHFPSHDMNDSLETSSQDGNENTHKTKKQVMMEIIQKSKFFKEQKAKDKEEDRHLMEKLDEDFRSLAQSEALRSLTQPTKMNALKALLNKNPTGKTSKEEKTTVDKELFKKEQPDAYDKLVKEMLHDIRARPSDRTKTPEEIALEEKERLELLEEERKNRMLAADDSDEGSEGSDNDELPDIKKRKTLSGDDLGDSFSVGAETANKKGWVDDIYEREDAAGDKDKDVTSEGSDSEEDDQGADSDEDDSSGNESDAIPSVKDWEQSDDDALGTNDEAELEEKELNDNDAKGMKVRKMNSDNQKADVARRLLSKQETLPYVIEVPKNLVELCSLLDNRSDAEVVEAINRIRACNSIKLTAENRWKMQGFYGVLLQYFATLASRKPLNIGRINSLVRPLMEMSGETPFYAAICARERLSHIRTRFCTDIKLQDKSSWPSLKTLLLLRLWSLVFPCSDFRHAVMTPAALLMCEYLMRCSIVSGQDIVVGSFLCSMMLNVCKQSHKFCPEALNFLQVLLISAIDLKPGRKNLSQMYHTIELKTTKPWLRICSQESEVHALDFFEVMNMEAESTYFSSDDFRASVLAFMAEILKGFISIYEGLSSFTEIFSPISGLLLAVLQNDNIPQLLRNNLEDIVEFIKKKTDEHQKLRQPLQMRKQKPEPIKLLNPKFEEDFVKGRDYDPDRERAEMKKMKKRLKSEKKGAMRELRKDNHYLFQVKQKDRMREEEERTEKYGKAMAFLQEQEHAFKSGQLGKGRKRRR; from the exons ATGGCGAAAGCGAGAGACAAATCTAAGCCCTCAGCTCCGTccaagaagaaaggaaagaagcGGGGTGTAAATGGTCCTGCGGTTGCCGCCATGAAGTCCTCGAAAGCTTCAAAACCAAATCCATTTGAGACTATCTGGTCTCGCAGCAAATTCAGTATTATTGGCAGGCGCGGTAAGGGTGAGGAACGCCGCGTCGGGCGTGCTCGATCACAAGCTATTGAGAAG AGGAATAAGTCACTGTTGAAGGAGTATGAAGAGAGTGGCAAGTCATCAAAGTTCATTGATAGGAGaattggagagaaggatgacaCACTTCAAGACTTTGACAAGGCTATCCTCCGTATGCAACGCCAGCGGCAG TTAAAGTTGAAAAGATCAAGCAAGTTCAATTTGcctgatgaagaagaagatgatgatgatgattccgCCTTTAATCAATCACATTCACTTTCAGCAAAAGATGATTTTGAGGACAATGTTTCTttagatgatgaggatgaagctGAGGAGTACATACGGCTCTCGA ATGTCGCAGACTCCTCAAAACATTTTCCGTCACATGATATGAATGACTCATTGGAAACTAGCTCCCAGGATGGAAATGagaat ACCCataaaaccaagaaacaagtgatGATGGAGATTATTCAAAAGAGTAAATTTTTCAAG GAACAAAAAGCGAAGGACAAAGAAGAGGATAGACACCTAATGGAAAAATTGGATGAGGACTTCAGGTCATTGGCTCAATCAGAAGCGTTACGTTCCTTAACTCAACCAACTAAGATGAATGCTCTAAAGGCTCTATTGAACAAGAACCCCACAGGGAAAACtagcaaagaagaaaaaactacAGTGGATAAGGAATTGTTTAAGAAG GAACAACCTGATGCATATGACAAACTCGTCAAAGAGATGCTGCATGATATTCGTGCTCGGCCGTCTGACCGGACAAAAACTCCTGAGGAAATAGCactagaagaaaaagaaaggctTGAATTGTTAGAG GAGGAGCGTAAGAATAGGATGCTTGCGGCTGATGACTCTGATGAGGGCAGCGAGGGTAGTGATAATGATGAACTGCCAGATATAAAGAAGCGCAAAACCTTATCTGGCGATGATCTTGGAGATTCATTTTCTGTGGGTGCGGAAACAGCAAATAAAAAGGGGTGGGTTGATGACATTTATGAAAGAGAAGATGCAGCAGGTGATAAAGATAAAGATGTCACTTCAGAGGGTTCAGATAGTGAGGAAGATGATCAAGGAGCAGATAGTGATGAAGATGACAGTAGTGGCAATGAATCTGATGCCATTCCCTCTGTGAAAGATTGGGAGCAAAGTGACGATGATGCTCTGGGCACAAATGATGAAGCTGAACTTGAAGAAAAGGAGTTGAATGACAATGATGCAAAGGGCATGAAAGTCAGGAAAATGAATTCAGATAATCAGAAGGCGGATGTTGCTAGGAGGCTTCTTTCAAAACAAGAGACACTTCCTTACGTTATTGAAGTCCCAAAAAACTTGGTGGAATTATGCTCATTGCTGGATAATAGGTCAGATGCAGAAGTAGTTGAGGCAATTAATCGAATTCGAGCCTGCAATTCAATAAAACTCACTGCTGAAAACCGTTGGAAAATGCAA GGATTTTATGGTGTCCTATTGCAGTATTTTGCAACTTTAGCATCTCGAAAGCCATTAAATATTGGGAGGATAAATTCTCTTGTGAGACCATTGATGGAGATGAGTGGAGAAACCCCATTTTATGCTGCTATTTGTGCGCGAGAACGTCTGTCACACATACGAACTAGATTTTGTACAGATATCAAGCTTCAAG ATAAGAGCAGCTGGCCATCTTTGAAGACCTTGTTGCTGTTGAGATTGTGGTCATTGGTATTTCCATGCTCTGACTTCCGTCATGCAGTCATGACGCCCGCCGCTCTTTTGATGTGTGAATATCTGATGCGCTGCTCCATAGTTTCTGGTCAAGACATTGTTGTTGGGTCATTCTTGTGTTCTATGATGCTAAAT GTTTGTAAACAATCTCACAAGTTCTGTCCTGAGGCCCTGAACTTTCTGCAAGTTCTACTGATATCTGCCATAGATTTAAAGCCTGGACGGAAGAATCTTTCGCAG ATGTATCATACTATAGAGCTAAAAACAACTAAACCTTGGCTGCGAATCTGCAGCCAAGAGTCTGAGGTGCACGCTCTTGATTTTTTTGAGGTCATGAACATGGAAGCAGAGTCCACATATTTTTCATCTGATGACTTCAG GGCCTCTGTTCTTGCATTCATGGCTGAAATATTAAAAGGATTCATCAGCATATACGAAGGATTAAGTTCATTTACAGAAATATTTTCTCCAATTTCTGGTTTATTACTTGCAGTTCTGCAGAATGACAACATTCCACAATTGTTACGAAACAATTTGGAAGATATTGTCGAATTCATAAAGAAGAAAACTGATGAACACCAGAAACTGAGGCAACCATTGCAGATGCGAAAACAGAAACCAGAGCCTATCAAACTCTTAAATCCAAAATTCGAGGAAGA CTTTGTAAAGGGTAGGGATTATGACCCTGATCGAGAAAGAGCAGagatgaaaaagatgaagaaacggTTGAAGAGCGAAAAGAAAGGCGCAATGCGTGAGTTGCGTAAAGATAATCACTACTTATTCCAAGTTAAACAAAAGGATAGAATGagggaggaagaagaaagaacagAGAAGTATGGGAAGGCAATGGCTTTTCTCCAAGAACAAGAGCATGCATTTAAATCAGGGCAACTCGGAAAAGgcaggaaaagaagaagatga